A part of Oncorhynchus gorbuscha isolate QuinsamMale2020 ecotype Even-year linkage group LG09, OgorEven_v1.0, whole genome shotgun sequence genomic DNA contains:
- the LOC124044376 gene encoding uncharacterized protein LOC124044376, translating into MGLSLVGAQHALGTSSGFKRVRDRREVDSDFEEESTVLDEVQLDVPLLPVILHVQDAAIILEDVLTILEEPTGNWQLIPIRFSPLYCGPVVIRNNAGPVAKAWRTFQFISPSITYMRGGSQQVVVRMHHVSRVRGLETQLVWAISKETARLSPEGIPYCATMVQSVTWIQYVAGRVTQYASHLRHETSVNVTFGCYQQQTDVSVVYATLHMGPDGLLSSSWGSEAASVSTPTNQQFTEPEPEGHNCYEGWEEDLLPEEREVPLLNLYLTTKRVEDIALRLVSLRQAFTTLLGSTLSRNHLFVAGKVLMGALVQAHHMDEAEFIRAYNDFVDYLSDPSKKIDIERELAEAKIHHVNLIDVLFELVLFGLMTAQKSLMVHPGGFMERLYALLYSFLPAAARIEPKAERYLLLLNGGLMALLDDMFGQQLAWYFNPESLVTELSSLLEYHLENLMASM; encoded by the exons ATGGGACTGAGCTTGGTGGGTGCGCAGCACGCTTTGGGAACCTCATCCGGCTTCAAAAG GGTTCGCGATCGTCGGGAGGTGGACAGCGACTTCGAAGAGG AATCAACTGTACTGGATGAGGTCCAGTTGGATGTGCCACTGCTGCCAGTTATCCTTCATGTCCAGGATGCTGCTATCATCCTTGAGGATGTGCTGACTATCCTTGAG GAGCCCACTGGTAATTGGCAGCTGATACCGATTAGGTTCAGCCCCCTGTACTGTGGTCCTGTTGTGATCAGG AACAATGCCGGTCCGGTGGCTAAAGCCTGGAGAACTTTCCAGTTCATCAGCCCCTCTATCACCTACATGCGTGGGGGATCCCAG CAGGTGGTGGTGAGGATGCACCATGTGAGTAGGGTTCGAGGCCTGGAGACTCAACTGGTGTGGGCCATCTCCAAGGAGACAGCCAGGCTTAGTCCAGAGGGCATCCCCTACTGTGCCACCATGGTGCAGTCCGTCACTTGGATCCAG tatgtGGCTGGCAGGGTGACCCAGTATGCGTCTCACCTCCGCCATGAGACGTCTGTGAACGTGACGTTTGGCTGCTACCAG cagcagactgatgtCTCGGTGGTGTACGCCACTCTCCACATGGGGCCGGATGGGCTGCTCTCCTCCTCGTGGGGGTCGGAGGCTGCCTCCGTCTCTACGCCCACCAATCAGCAGTTCACTGAGCCAGAGCCTGAGGGCCACAACTGCTATGAG GGCTGGGAGGAGGACCTGCtgcctgaggagagggaggttccTCTGCTAAA ccTCTATCTTACCACCAAGAGAGTGGAGGACATCGCCCTGAGGCTCGTCTCCCTGCGCCAGGCCTTCACT ACACTGCTTGGTTCCACCCTGAGCAGGAACCATCTATTTGTGGCAGGAAAGGTCCTAATGGGTGCACTGGTTCAGGCCCACCACATG GACGAGGCCGAATTCATCCGTGCCTATAATGACTTTGTGGACTACCTGAGTGACCCCTCCAAGAAGATTGACATTGAGAGGGAGCTGGCTGAGGCAAAG ATCCATCATGTTAACCTGATAGATGTCCTTTTTGAACTGGTGCTGTTTGGGTTGATGACAGCTCAGAAGTCCCTGATGGTG CACCCTGGTGGGTTCATGGAGCGTCTGTACGCTCTCCTGTACTCCTTCCTGCCCGCTGCTGCCAGAATTGAGCCAAAGGCTGAGAGATACCTGCTGCTGCTCAAT GGCGGGCTGATGGCTCTGCTTGATGACATGTTTGGGCAGCAGCTGGCCTGGTACTTTAACCCAGAATCTTTGGTCACTGAGCTCTCCAGCCTCCTGGAATACCACCTGGAGAACCTCATGGCCAGCATGTAG
- the LOC124044377 gene encoding uncharacterized protein LOC124044377 has product MGLSLVGAQHALGTSSGFKRVRDRREVDSDFEEESTVLDEVQLDVPLLPVILHVQDAAIILEDVLTILEEPTGNWQLIPIRFSPLYCGPVVIRNNAGPVAKAWRTFQFISPSITYMRGGSQQVVVRMHHVSRVRGLETQLVWAISKETARLSPEGIPYCATMVQSVTWIQYVAGRVTQYASHLRHETSVNVTFGCYQQQTDVSVVYATLHMGPDGLLSSSWGSEAASVSTPTNQQFTEPEPEGHNCYEGWEEDLLPEEREVPLLNLYLTTKRVEDIALRLVSLRQAFTTLLGSTLSRNHLFVAGKVLMGALVQAHHMDEAEFIRAYNDFVDYLSDPSKKIDIERELAEAKIHHVNLIDVLLNWCCLG; this is encoded by the exons ATGGGACTGAGCTTGGTGGGTGCGCAGCACGCTTTGGGAACCTCATCCGGCTTCAAAAG GGTTCGCGATCGTCGGGAGGTGGACAGCGACTTCGAAGAGG AATCAACTGTACTGGATGAGGTCCAGTTGGATGTGCCACTGCTGCCAGTTATCCTTCATGTCCAGGATGCTGCTATCATCCTTGAGGATGTGCTGACTATCCTTGAG GAGCCCACTGGTAATTGGCAGCTGATACCGATTAGGTTCAGCCCCCTGTACTGTGGTCCTGTTGTGATCAGG AACAATGCCGGTCCGGTGGCTAAAGCCTGGAGAACTTTCCAGTTCATCAGCCCCTCTATCACCTACATGCGTGGGGGATCCCAG CAGGTGGTGGTGAGGATGCACCATGTGAGTAGGGTTCGAGGCCTGGAGACTCAACTGGTGTGGGCCATCTCCAAGGAGACAGCCAGGCTTAGTCCAGAGGGCATCCCCTACTGTGCCACCATGGTGCAGTCCGTCACTTGGATCCAG tatgtGGCTGGCAGGGTGACCCAGTATGCGTCTCACCTCCGCCATGAGACGTCTGTGAACGTGACGTTTGGCTGCTACCAG cagcagactgatgtCTCGGTGGTGTACGCCACTCTCCACATGGGGCCGGATGGGCTGCTCTCCTCCTCGTGGGGGTCGGAGGCTGCCTCCGTCTCTACGCCCACCAATCAGCAGTTCACTGAGCCAGAGCCTGAGGGCCACAACTGCTATGAG GGCTGGGAGGAGGACCTGCtgcctgaggagagggaggttccTCTGCTAAA ccTCTATCTTACCACCAAGAGAGTGGAGGACATCGCCCTGAGGCTCGTCTCCCTGCGCCAGGCCTTCACT ACACTGCTTGGTTCCACCCTGAGCAGGAACCATCTATTTGTGGCAGGAAAGGTCCTAATGGGTGCACTGGTTCAGGCCCACCACATG GACGAGGCCGAATTCATCCGTGCCTATAATGACTTTGTGGACTACCTGAGTGACCCCTCCAAGAAGATTGACATTGAGAGGGAGCTGGCTGAGGCAAAG ATCCATCATGTTAACCTGATAGATGTCCTTTTGAACTGGTGCTGTTTGGGTTGA